A DNA window from Candidatus Binataceae bacterium contains the following coding sequences:
- a CDS encoding HypC/HybG/HupF family hydrogenase formation chaperone has translation MCLGIPGEIVEVRDDDELRMGKVRFGGITREVCLEYLPEAGQGDYVVVHVGFAISKIDRDEAQRTYRILEELGQTAELASDRESTEKPR, from the coding sequence ATGTGCCTTGGCATTCCGGGTGAGATCGTGGAGGTCCGCGACGACGACGAATTGCGGATGGGCAAAGTTCGCTTCGGCGGGATCACGCGCGAGGTTTGCCTGGAATATCTCCCGGAAGCGGGTCAAGGCGACTACGTGGTTGTTCACGTAGGCTTCGCGATTTCGAAGATTGATCGCGACGAAGCGCAGCGCACGTACCGCATCCTGGAGGAACTCGGGCAAACCGCCGAGCTTGCTTCGGACCGCGAATCGACGGAGAAGCCGCGATGA